AGGTGCACTACCCGGTGCCGGCGCACCGCCAGCCGGCCTATGCGTCGCTGCACGATGCACAACTGCCAGTCACCGAACAGATGCACCGCGAGGTGCTGAGCCTGCCGATGAGCCCGGTTATGGGCGAGGAAGCCATTGCGCGGGTTATCGATGCGTGCAATGCCTTCGGAGGCGCGGCGTGAACATCGCGCGCGCCAGCATCTACGCATCCATCGCCACGGCGGCCAAGCTGCTCGCGGGCCTGGTCATCATCAAGCTGGTGGCATGGAAGGCGGGCCCCGAAGGCGTGGGCCGGCTGGGCCAGTTCATGAGCCTGATGTCGGTGCTGGCCGTGCTGGCCGGCGGCGGCATCAGTGCGGGCGTGGTGAAGTACGTCGCCGAATATCGGGATGATCCGCAGAAGCTCTCGCGCCTGCTGGCCGCGGCGCTGTGGTACGCGCTGTGCGCGTCCTGTCTGACCGGCGCGGTCGGCCTGCTGCTCAGCCGGCAGATCGCCGGCTGGCTGCTGGGCGATATCCGTTACCAGGGGCTCATCGCCGTGCTGGCGGCGGTGCAGCTGGGCATCGCGCTGGTCAACTACATCCTGGCCGTCATCAACGGCTTCATGGACGTGAAGCGGCTGGCCTGCATCCAGGTGCTGGGTTCGCTGCTGAGCATTGTGGTGGCGCTGGCCTTGGCGCACTGGCTGCATCTCTATGGCGCTTTGCTCGCGCTGGTGATCGGGCAGCTGCTGGTACTGGTGGTCGGCCTGCCGGCCTGGTGGCATAGCCCGTACTTCGACCGCGGCATGCTGCGCATGCGCTTCGATCGCGAGATGACGCTGCGGCTGGCCGCGTTCTCCGTGATGACGCTGACCTCCGCGCTGCTGCCGCCGCTGGTGAACATCGCCGTGCGCGATCACCTCGCCGGGCGCTTCGGTTGGGAGCAGGTGGGCTACTGGCAGGCCGTAGGCAAGGTGTCGGATGCGTACCTGTTGTTCCTCACCACCGCCATCAATGTGTATTACCTGCCCAAGCTGGCCTCCACGCATGCGCGCGAGTCGCTGGTGTCGGAACTGCGCCAGGCCTATCGCTACATCATGCCGGCCGTCGTGTTGCTGGCCGCCGGGGTCTACCTGTGCCGTGGCTGGGTGACGTCGCTGTTGTTCAGTGACGGCTTCGCCGCTGCCAATGCCTTGTACGCGCCGCAACTGGTCGGCGACGTGGTGAAGATTGCCTCGTTCGTCCTGTCCTACGTGATGCTGGCCAAGGCCATGACGCGGCTGTTCGTGGCGTCCGAGCTGGCCTTCGCCATCAGCTACGTGGGGTTGGTGTTTCTGTTCACCGCGCGCTTCGGTCTGGTCGGGGCCATGTATGCGTTCGCGGTGAACTACGCGCTTTACCTGGTTTTCAACGTGGTCATCGTGCGTCGCTACCTGGGAGGGCTATGACGATGGACGGAGGCGCACCCATGCCGCTGGTGTCCGTGCTGGTGCCTGCGTACAACCACGAGGCCTTCGTGGAGCGCTGCCTCGACAGCGTGCTGGAGGATCCGTACCCGTCGAAGGAAATCGTCATCATCGACGACGGCTCCACCGACGGTACCGGCCGGCGGATCGCCGCCTGGATCTCTCGCCATGGCAACGAGGTGCCGGTGGAATACGTGCGCCGCGGCAACAAGGGCATCACCGCCACGCTCAATGAACTGGCCGCGCGCGCGCGTGGCGATTTCCTGCGGCTGGGCGCGAGCGACGATTACCTGTTGCCGGGCGGCCTCGACGCGCAGGTGGGCTACCTGCTGACGCATCCCGGCAAGTGGGCGGTGATCGGCGACTCGGAAGTGGTGGACCAGCACGGCCACCGCCTGCACGACAGCGGCATGCGTGACCTGCACCATGCGGACAAGGCGCTCTATCGCACCGACGACGGCATCCGCCGCGCGGTGATCACGCAATGGGCCATCGGCGGCCCGGTGACCCTAGTGCGTCGCCGCGCGCTGGAGACGGTGGCCGGGTGGAGCGAGGGCCTGCGCTTCGACGACTGGGATTTCTTCCTGCGCCTGGCCGCGCACGATGCCATCGGTTTCATCGACTGCAACGTGTGCGCCTACCGCATCCACGGTACGAACGTAAGCCGCACACGCGATGCCCGCACCCGCATCCACAACCTCATCGAGGCGCGTGACGTGGCGATCCGGCGCATGGCCATGTTCGATGAGCCGTACCGCACGCTGTTGCTTGCGCAGTCGCACCATCTGGGCGCCAAGGTGTCCTTTCTGCAGCGGCGGCTGTGGTCGGTGGTGATGCACATGGCGGTCTACGGGCTGCTGTTGCTGGTCGCGCGGACGCGGCGCGGGCCGCCGCATCGAGTGGTGACGCCGGCATGAAACAGCTCCTGCGCCTGCCGTCGTTCTACCTGAGCATGCCGCTGCTGGTCGCCTGCGGGCTGACCCTGCTCACCTACGACCTGCCGACCGACTACCTGGAAGGGCTGTTGCTGCTGGCCGCCGTCGCCATGGCCATCCTGGCATTCGACGTCTTCGCCGGTGTGCGCCTGCCACGCAGCGAGGCGTTCCTTGCCCGCGACTACGCCGGCACGCGGGATGCTTTGGTCGCCCTGGTATTCGCCGCGCTGATCGTGGCGTTCTGCGCGCTCGATCTGTTGCTCTTTCCGGTGCCCCTGTTTGCCTCTCCCTCGTCCTACGCGAACATGGAAGGTGGTCGCGACCACATCCGGCACGTGTCCGACATGTGCTGGGTACTGCCGCCGATCGGCCTGCTGTGCACGCGCAACCGCTGGCTGCGCGCCACACTGGTGCTGATCGGCTTTGTCTTCCCGGTGCTGGTGATCGACCGCAACCGCATCTTCGCCGCCTTGTTCTCCGTCGCGCTGGTGATGCTGCTGCGGCGTCCCGAGGCGAAGCCCTTCCCGTGGAAGCGGGTGCTGGCGCTGGCGCTTGCCGGCACCGTGGTGTTCTCGGTGCTCGGCATCCTGCGCTCGGGCACGCTGGACTACGTCACGCTGCCCTTCAGCGACATGTACCGGGATGCGCCGCAGGGCGTGAAATGGCTGCTGCTGTACGCCAGCGCGGGGCCTTACAACTTCGCCGCCATCCTGGCCAAGCAGTACTCGGATACCCATTTCCTGATCAATCAGCTGGTGCCGATGGCCGGTTCGATCGTCACGGCGGGCACCGGCATTCCGCTGGACGCGCCCAACATAAACGTGGGCACGGAGTTCTTTCCCTTCCTCATGGCGCTGGGGCCGGCGGGTGCCGTCGCCTCCATGGTCGCGCTGTACCTGATGCTGCTGTGGAGCGTGCGCCGCGTGCAGCCCACGGTGCCGTTGTTCGGTCTGCTGATCTTCCTGCGCGTGTCCTATACGGCCGCCATGGCGCCCTTCGCGCCGCAGGCCTTCACCTGGACCAGCTTCGGTTTCATCGCGCTGTGCCTGTTGCTGCAGCTGGTGGCAGCGCTGCTGCCGGATCGCCGGCGCGCCGCCGCCACATCCTTCGATCACGCCGTACCCGCGGGTGCCGGCGCGTCCCCAACCACCCATCCATGAGTCAGGCAGCCATGCAACGAGACGAAGTGTACGTACTGGACATGTGGCGGATCCTCCTGCGCGAATGGCGCTGGTTTGTGGCGGGAGCGCTGCTGGTGCTCGCGGCGGTGTTCGCCTTCGCGCATGCGGCCCGGCCGCAATGGGAGGCGACGGCGTATATCCAGATCGGCCAGGTGTCGGGCGTGCCGCCGGGACAGGATCCCAAGGTGGAGCCGCTGGCGCGCGTGCTCGAGCGCCTGAAGCTGGTGCCGTTCCAGAACCAGGTGATGGCCAGCATCGGCATCAAGGACGACGCGCCGGAGGCGAAGCTGTATCGCAAGAGTCTGAAGATCGAGCCGCTGCCGTATGCCGGTCCCCTGGTGAAATTCACCGTGCGCGGCTGGTCGCCGCAACAAGCCAGGCAGTTTGCCGACGCCACCGTGACGCAGTTGCAGGCTTTGCATCAGAAGCTGCTGGCCGGGCCACTGGCCATGACGCAGGCGCGACTGGGCGAGGTGAAGGCCGATCTCGTCAGCGCGCAGAGCGAGCGTCAACGGCTGGCGCAGGCCGTCGGCGATACGCATGGCAAGGACGCGCCGACCGCGAGCGTGGCGTCCGTGCTGCTCACCACCACCGATGCCGAGATTCTCGGCCTGCGCCAGGCCGAGGGTGATCTCACGGTACGCCTGAGCCCGAACTACACCTACGACACCTCCTTGATGTGGCCGATCTACGTGCCCCGCTCGCAGGCCTTTCCGAATCTCTTCCTGGTGATGGGCATCGGCCTGCTCTTCGCCCTGTCGCTGGGCGCCTTCGCCGCCATCGTGCGGCATGCGCTGCGGCGGTCGCACGGGACCACGATGTCGTTCAACCAAACGGAAGACACAAGGCACCTACCGGCGAATGGCGGTCGTGGTGCCCAGGCCGGGCGTGACGCCGTCGCGTCCAATCTTCAGGCAGGCGTGGGTAGCCCATGATGGGACAAGCAAGCCGACGCCCGGCGGAGGCCTCCTTGAACGAAGCGCAATTGCTCGACACGCAGCGCGCCTTCGACAGCGTTGCCGAGGACTACGATGGCCCGCGCGGCAACAACGAGCTGATCCAGCGCATGCGCGGCACGCTGTGGGACACCGTGAGCCGCGAGGTGCCGGCGGGCGCGCAGCTGCTGGACATCGGCTGCGGCACCGGCCTGGATGCCATCGAGTTCGCGCGGCGCGGCTACCAGGTCGTCGCCAGCGACTGGTCCCCGGCGATGGTGGGCCGCACGCGTTCGCGCGCCGCGGTAGCGGGGCTGGAATCGAGCGTGGTGGCGGTGCACCTGGGCGTGCAGCAACTGGACCAGTTGCAGGAAGAATTCGGCGGCATCTACTCCAACTTCGGTCCGCTCAACTGCGCGCCGGACCTGCACGTGGTGGCGCAGGAGTGCGCGCGGCTGCTCAAGCCCGGCGGCAAGCTGGTGTTCTCCGTGATCGGGCGCATCTGCCCCTGGGAGCTGGGGCACTACGCGCTGCGCGGCCGTTTTCGCCGGGCCAGCGTGCGCGGCACGCGCGGCCCGGCGGCGGTGGGCATGAACAAGCACACGATCTGGACGTACTACTACCTGCCGCGCGAGTTCTACCGCGCCTTCGCCCCGCTGTTCTCGCTGGAGCACTACCGGGCGCTGAGCCTGTTCATGCCGCCGCCGTACCTGGTGCACTACTACCGCCGTCGCCGGCACTGGTACGAACGGCTGGGGCGCCTCGACGACCACCTCGGCGCGCTGCCGCTGTTGCGCGACATGGGTGACCACTTCCTCATCGTCATGCGCAGGCGGTAATGCCATGGCCGTCCGGTCCGCCCGAGCCCATGCCAGCCTGTGCGGCGCCGCAAGCGTGCTGCCGCAGGGCGTATCGCGCGCACCGCTGCGGATACGCGGCGGCCGCGTCGCCGCGTCGGTGCCGGCCTGGGCGTACCGGGTGGACCTGCGCGATCACCTGATCTTCCCCGGGCTGGTCAACGCGCACGAACACCTGCAGGTGAACGCGGTGCCGCCGCTCGCCACGACCGCGGTGTTTCCCAACAGCTATGCGTGGATCGAGGCGTTCCAGCAGCACTTCGGCGAGCCGGCCGTGATCGAGGCGCTGCTGGTGCCCAAGGCGGTGCGACTGCGCCATGGCGGGCTGAAGAACCTGCTGGCCGGAACCACCTGCGTCGCGCACCACGATCCATGGCACACGGCGCTGGATGACGCGGATTTTCCCGTGGCGCTGCTGCGCGACTACGGTTGGAGCTATGCGCTGGACTGGACCTCGTACGGTCCGCCCGTGCAGCAGAGCTTTGCGCAGACGCCGGTGGACTGGCCGTGGCTGATCCACCTGGCCGAGGGCACGGATGCGGCGGCGCAGGGCGAACTCGCCCGCCTCGACGAACTCGGCTGCCTGGCGCCGCGCAGCGTGCTGGTGCACGGCGTGGGGCTGCGCGAGGCGGATATCGACCGGATCATCGCTGTGGGCGCCGGGGTGGTGTGGTGCCCCACCAGCAACGAACGCCTGCTGGGCCGCACCCTGCGACCGGGCCGGCTGGCCGACGCGGGGCATCTGGCCCTGGGCACGGACTCGCGCCTGAGCGGATCGCGCGATCTGCTGGAAGAACTGCGTCGCGTCGCTGCCGGCGATGAACTTCCGCCGCAGCAATGGCTGGGACTGGTGACGGACGATGCGGCGCGCCTGCTGCGCCTGCCGCGGCATGGCCACCTGCAGGTGGGTGCGCACGCGGACCTGGTCATCGTCGCCGATCGCGGCGGCGATCCGTTGCGCAGCCTGGTCGGCATCGAACGCAGGCAGCTGCGCGCCGTCGTGCGCGATGGCCTGCCACGCATCGCCGACCCGGATTTCGCGGACTGGTTCGAGGCGGCGGGCGTGGAGGCGGTGCCGGTTACGCTCGACGGTCGCCCCAAGCTGCTCGCCAAGGCGCTGGCAGAACCGGCCGTGATCGCGCTGGAGCCGGGCCTGGTGTTGTCCGACGCCCGCGACACCCGCGCGGTGCAGGCCTTTATCTCCCTCGAGGCATGCCGCTGATGCTGCACACGCCCATCCTCGATCCCGCCGAAGCCTACGCGCTGTGGGCGCCCCATTATCCGGCGCATGCGCACAACCCCGTGATGCAGGCGGAGGAGCGGGCGATGCTGAGCCTGCTGCCGCAGGACCTGAGCGGGCGCAACGTGCTCGATGCCGGTTGCGGCACCGGACGCTATATGCGCCACGCCATCCAGCGTGGTGCGGCACGGGTGTCCGGCGTGGACCTGTCGCGCGACATGCTGGCGCGCGCCGCCGGTGAACTGCGTGGCGAGCGGCGGCGCGTACCGATGGAGCTCATGCAGGGCAGGCTGGATGCCTTGCCGCTGGCCGATGCCTGGGCCGACCTTACCGTCTGCGGGCTGGCCGTCGGTCATGTGGAACAGCTGGAGCCCGTGCTGGCCGAGCTGTGTCGCGTGACGCAGCCGGGCGGCATGGTGTTGTGTAGCGACGTGCATCCCATCGGCCATGCACTCGGCTGGTTGCGCGACTTCAAGGCGGAAGGGCGCCGCTACGCCGTGCGCCACACCGCACACCTCTACAGCCACTGGCACGCGGCGTGCGCGGCACTGGGGCTGGAGATCGGCGGCGTGCTGGAGCCGATGCTCGACCCTGCGGACATCCCGGCCGGCGCGCATTTCGACCCGGCGGCGCTGGAGGTGCCGGTCGCCCTTGTCTTCCAGTTGTGGCGCCGGCCATGACCCTGACCATCCCTGCACCCATGAACCCCCAACCGCATACGCTGCTGGTCAACCCCACCATTACGTCGCGCCACAGCGCGCGGTTTCCGTTGTCGCTGCTGCATCTGGCCCTGTCGCTTGACCGCGTCGGCAGCAGCCGCATCGTCGATGGCAACCTGGATCGCGATGTGGTCGACGCCACCTTGCGCGCGCTGGACGAACGCGCCTGCACCGCGGTCGGCATCAGCGTCATGGGTGGCCCGCATGTGGCGCCGGCCATTGCCATCTCGCGTGCCGTCCGCGCGCATCGGCCGGAGTTGCCCATCGTATGGGGTGGCTATTTCCCCACGCTTTACACGGACACCGTACTGGCGGCGCCCTATGTGGACTACGCCATTCGCGGGCAGGGCGAAGACAGCCTGCGGGAACTGGTGGACGCACTGCATGCCGGCGACGCGTCGCGGCTGCCGACGATCAGCGGCCTGTCGTGGAAGCACGAGGGCGGCATCAGCCACAACCCTGCCCGTGCGTTCTCCCGCAACGGTCCACCCACGCTGTTGCCGTACGACAAGCTGGGCGATCCACGCCGCTACCTGGCGCGCACCTATCTCGGCCGTCGCACGGTGGCGCACCAGGCCGCGGTGGGGTGCCGTTTCCACTGCACGTTCTGTGGCGTGGCGGCCATGTTCGGCGGAGCCACCGCCTTGCCACCCGCCGCGCGGCTGGATCGCGACCTGACTTACCTCAAGCATGAGCTTGGCGCCGACTCCGTCCAGTACTTCGACCACAACTTCTTCGACCGCGAGCAGGACATGATCCCGCTGCTCGAAGTGATGGCGCGCCACGAACTGCCGTGGTGGTGCTTCGCGCGTGCCGATGCCCTGCTGAACCTGTCGGAGAGCAGCTGGAAGCTGGTGCGCAGGAGCCGCCTGCGCATGGCCTACATCGGCGCGGAATCGCCGAGCCCGACCATGCTGAAGGAAATCCGCAAGGGCACGCGGCCGGACCAGACGATGGCCGTGGCCGAAGCGTGCCGGCGACACGGAGTCATCCCGGAGTTCTCCTTCATGGTGGCGCCGCCGGAGAACACCGAGGAAGAAACCGAGCACACGTTCGAGTTCATTCGCGCGCTCAAGCGCGTCAATCCACAGTCCGAAATCGTCATCTACATCTACACGCCACTGCCCGACAGCAGCCGGCACGAGAAGGATCGCCTGCGCCATCCGACGGCGACGCTGCGGGATCTCCACGGCGAGCCGGTGGTGTTTCCCTCGACACCGGACGAGTGGACGCAGAAGCACTGGGTGGATTACGCCTGCCACGCGGACGCGCCCTGGTTGAGCGAAAAGCTGCGCCAGCGCATCGACGATTTCGTCACCGTGCTGCGTTGCCGCTATCCCACCGTGCAAGACCTGCGGTCGCCGCCGTGGGCCAAGCGCACGCTCGCCGCGGCAGCCTCGTGGCGTTATCGCCTGCGCCGCTACGACCGCCCGTGGGAGCTGACCCTTGCCAACCGGCTGGTGCGCCTGCGCTTGCCACAGGCCGAGGGGCTCTGATCCGTGCCGCCGCTCCATGTCACCCAGATCAACTTCTTTCCCGCGCCGAAAGGATGGGGATTGGCGGAGACATTGGCGCAATGGCCGTCGCTGGCCGACGTTGCCGAAGCCGCCGCCAGCAGCGGCGCGCGGATCACGGTACTGCAGTCGGCATCCCATGCCGAACAGTTGCATCGCCATGGCGTCGAGTACCGTTTCGTCGTGGCGGATGCTGCCACGCACTTGCATCGCTTCGATGGCATGGCGTGCGCGCTGGTGGATCTTCGCCCGGACCTGATGCACATCCACAGCCTCGGTGCGGCGGCGGGTGCGCATGCCCTGTCGCGCGCCTTGCCCGGCGTGCCCATCCTGCTGCAGGACCATGCGGATCGCATGCCTGCGTGGTGGCGGCGTCCGCGCTGGCGGCGCTGGTATGCCTCCGCGCGTGGCGCGGCGTTCACGGCACCGGAGCTGGCGGGGCCGTATGTGTCGGCGGGCCTGTTCGATCCCTCCATGCGGCTGTTTTCCATCCCCGAATCCACCAGCCGCTTCACGCCGGGAAGCCGTGCCAGTGCGCGGGCCGAGACGGGGCTCTACGGTGAACCCTGCGTGGTCTGGGTAGGGCATCTGCAGCCGAACAAGGACCCGTTGAGCGTGCTCGACGGCGTGGCGCGTGCGTCGGAGGCGTTGCCGGGCCTGCAACTGTGGTGCGCCTTTGGCACCGCACCGTTGCTGGAGCAGGTGCAGCGGCGCATCGCGGACGATCCGCGGCTCGCCGGGCGCGTCCACTTGCTGGGCCGGGTGCCGCATGAGCGCGTGCAGTCGCTGCTGCGCGCGGCGGATATCTTCGTATCGGGCAGCCACCGGGAAAGCTGCGGCTACGCCTTGCTCGAAGCGATGGCCTGCGGCGCGACACCGGTGGTGACCGATATTCCCTCGTTCCGCGCGTTGACCGGTGACATCGGCCATCGGTGGGCGTGCGGCGATGCGGCGGCGCTCGCCAAGGCGCTGATCGATGCGGTCGCGCGGGGCCCGTCACCGCAGGCGGCGCGCGCGCACTTCGAGCGCCATTTGTCGCTGGAGGCGGTGGGCCGGCGCTGGGGCGATGCCTACGCGCAACTGGCACGCGGCCCACGGGGAGCCCCGTCATGAAACTGGCGCTGGTGGTGCCCGGCGGCGTCGATCGCACCGGCGAGTTCCGCGTGATTCCCGTGCTGCTGTCCTTGATCCGGCGGCTTGCCTGCGAGCACGAAGTGCACGTATACGCACTGCGGCAGGAAGCGTCCGCCGACTGCTGGCAGCTCATGGGCGCGCACATCCACAACATCGGCGACGGCTGGCCACGGCTGCGTGCCATCCGCGCCATCCGCGAGGAACACCGCCGCGCGCCGTTCGACCTGGTACACGCGATATTTTCCGGCTCGTGCAGCTTCGTTGCCGTCGCCGCCGCGATGTCGCTGGGCCTGCCGAGCCTGGTGCACATCGGTGGCGGCGAACTGGTAGCCATGCACGAGATCGGCTACGGCGGCCGGCGCTTCCTGAAGGGGCGTGTGCGCGAAGCGCTGGTGCTGCGCGGCGCCGGCACGGTCACGGCAGCGAGTGCACCCATCATCGATTCGCTGCGCGCGCTGGGCCTGCAGGCGCGCCGCGTGCCACTGGGCGTGGACCTGCGCTACTGGCCGCCGCGGCCGCCGCATGGCAGGCGCGAGGGGCGCGCGCAGCTCATCCACGTCGCCAGCCTCAACCGCGTGAAGGACCAGTCGACGCTGCTGCACGCACTCGCGGTGCTCGCCGAGACAGGCGTGGATTTCCACATGGACATCGTGGGGCAGGACACGCTCGACGGCGAGATGCAGCGCCTGGCCCACGAACTGAGCCTGGACGGGCGCGTGCGTTTTCATGGCTTCCGGACGCAGCGCGAGCTGAGGCCGATGATGGAGCAGGCCGACCTGCTGGTGATGTCATCGCTCCACGAGGCCGGGCCGCTGGTGCTGCTGGAAGCGGCCGTGGTCGGCGTACCCACCGTCGGCACCGCCGTGGGACATATCGCGGAATGGTCGCCATCG
This genomic interval from Dyella japonica A8 contains the following:
- a CDS encoding O-antigen translocase → MNIARASIYASIATAAKLLAGLVIIKLVAWKAGPEGVGRLGQFMSLMSVLAVLAGGGISAGVVKYVAEYRDDPQKLSRLLAAALWYALCASCLTGAVGLLLSRQIAGWLLGDIRYQGLIAVLAAVQLGIALVNYILAVINGFMDVKRLACIQVLGSLLSIVVALALAHWLHLYGALLALVIGQLLVLVVGLPAWWHSPYFDRGMLRMRFDREMTLRLAAFSVMTLTSALLPPLVNIAVRDHLAGRFGWEQVGYWQAVGKVSDAYLLFLTTAINVYYLPKLASTHARESLVSELRQAYRYIMPAVVLLAAGVYLCRGWVTSLLFSDGFAAANALYAPQLVGDVVKIASFVLSYVMLAKAMTRLFVASELAFAISYVGLVFLFTARFGLVGAMYAFAVNYALYLVFNVVIVRRYLGGL
- a CDS encoding glycosyltransferase; this encodes MTMDGGAPMPLVSVLVPAYNHEAFVERCLDSVLEDPYPSKEIVIIDDGSTDGTGRRIAAWISRHGNEVPVEYVRRGNKGITATLNELAARARGDFLRLGASDDYLLPGGLDAQVGYLLTHPGKWAVIGDSEVVDQHGHRLHDSGMRDLHHADKALYRTDDGIRRAVITQWAIGGPVTLVRRRALETVAGWSEGLRFDDWDFFLRLAAHDAIGFIDCNVCAYRIHGTNVSRTRDARTRIHNLIEARDVAIRRMAMFDEPYRTLLLAQSHHLGAKVSFLQRRLWSVVMHMAVYGLLLLVARTRRGPPHRVVTPA
- a CDS encoding Wzz/FepE/Etk N-terminal domain-containing protein, with the translated sequence MQRDEVYVLDMWRILLREWRWFVAGALLVLAAVFAFAHAARPQWEATAYIQIGQVSGVPPGQDPKVEPLARVLERLKLVPFQNQVMASIGIKDDAPEAKLYRKSLKIEPLPYAGPLVKFTVRGWSPQQARQFADATVTQLQALHQKLLAGPLAMTQARLGEVKADLVSAQSERQRLAQAVGDTHGKDAPTASVASVLLTTTDAEILGLRQAEGDLTVRLSPNYTYDTSLMWPIYVPRSQAFPNLFLVMGIGLLFALSLGAFAAIVRHALRRSHGTTMSFNQTEDTRHLPANGGRGAQAGRDAVASNLQAGVGSP
- a CDS encoding class I SAM-dependent methyltransferase — protein: MMGQASRRPAEASLNEAQLLDTQRAFDSVAEDYDGPRGNNELIQRMRGTLWDTVSREVPAGAQLLDIGCGTGLDAIEFARRGYQVVASDWSPAMVGRTRSRAAVAGLESSVVAVHLGVQQLDQLQEEFGGIYSNFGPLNCAPDLHVVAQECARLLKPGGKLVFSVIGRICPWELGHYALRGRFRRASVRGTRGPAAVGMNKHTIWTYYYLPREFYRAFAPLFSLEHYRALSLFMPPPYLVHYYRRRRHWYERLGRLDDHLGALPLLRDMGDHFLIVMRRR
- a CDS encoding amidohydrolase family protein; translation: MAVRSARAHASLCGAASVLPQGVSRAPLRIRGGRVAASVPAWAYRVDLRDHLIFPGLVNAHEHLQVNAVPPLATTAVFPNSYAWIEAFQQHFGEPAVIEALLVPKAVRLRHGGLKNLLAGTTCVAHHDPWHTALDDADFPVALLRDYGWSYALDWTSYGPPVQQSFAQTPVDWPWLIHLAEGTDAAAQGELARLDELGCLAPRSVLVHGVGLREADIDRIIAVGAGVVWCPTSNERLLGRTLRPGRLADAGHLALGTDSRLSGSRDLLEELRRVAAGDELPPQQWLGLVTDDAARLLRLPRHGHLQVGAHADLVIVADRGGDPLRSLVGIERRQLRAVVRDGLPRIADPDFADWFEAAGVEAVPVTLDGRPKLLAKALAEPAVIALEPGLVLSDARDTRAVQAFISLEACR
- a CDS encoding class I SAM-dependent methyltransferase, translating into MLHTPILDPAEAYALWAPHYPAHAHNPVMQAEERAMLSLLPQDLSGRNVLDAGCGTGRYMRHAIQRGAARVSGVDLSRDMLARAAGELRGERRRVPMELMQGRLDALPLADAWADLTVCGLAVGHVEQLEPVLAELCRVTQPGGMVLCSDVHPIGHALGWLRDFKAEGRRYAVRHTAHLYSHWHAACAALGLEIGGVLEPMLDPADIPAGAHFDPAALEVPVALVFQLWRRP
- a CDS encoding B12-binding domain-containing radical SAM protein, with the protein product MTLTIPAPMNPQPHTLLVNPTITSRHSARFPLSLLHLALSLDRVGSSRIVDGNLDRDVVDATLRALDERACTAVGISVMGGPHVAPAIAISRAVRAHRPELPIVWGGYFPTLYTDTVLAAPYVDYAIRGQGEDSLRELVDALHAGDASRLPTISGLSWKHEGGISHNPARAFSRNGPPTLLPYDKLGDPRRYLARTYLGRRTVAHQAAVGCRFHCTFCGVAAMFGGATALPPAARLDRDLTYLKHELGADSVQYFDHNFFDREQDMIPLLEVMARHELPWWCFARADALLNLSESSWKLVRRSRLRMAYIGAESPSPTMLKEIRKGTRPDQTMAVAEACRRHGVIPEFSFMVAPPENTEEETEHTFEFIRALKRVNPQSEIVIYIYTPLPDSSRHEKDRLRHPTATLRDLHGEPVVFPSTPDEWTQKHWVDYACHADAPWLSEKLRQRIDDFVTVLRCRYPTVQDLRSPPWAKRTLAAAASWRYRLRRYDRPWELTLANRLVRLRLPQAEGL
- a CDS encoding glycosyltransferase family 4 protein, giving the protein MAETLAQWPSLADVAEAAASSGARITVLQSASHAEQLHRHGVEYRFVVADAATHLHRFDGMACALVDLRPDLMHIHSLGAAAGAHALSRALPGVPILLQDHADRMPAWWRRPRWRRWYASARGAAFTAPELAGPYVSAGLFDPSMRLFSIPESTSRFTPGSRASARAETGLYGEPCVVWVGHLQPNKDPLSVLDGVARASEALPGLQLWCAFGTAPLLEQVQRRIADDPRLAGRVHLLGRVPHERVQSLLRAADIFVSGSHRESCGYALLEAMACGATPVVTDIPSFRALTGDIGHRWACGDAAALAKALIDAVARGPSPQAARAHFERHLSLEAVGRRWGDAYAQLARGPRGAPS
- a CDS encoding glycosyltransferase family 4 protein, which produces MKLALVVPGGVDRTGEFRVIPVLLSLIRRLACEHEVHVYALRQEASADCWQLMGAHIHNIGDGWPRLRAIRAIREEHRRAPFDLVHAIFSGSCSFVAVAAAMSLGLPSLVHIGGGELVAMHEIGYGGRRFLKGRVREALVLRGAGTVTAASAPIIDSLRALGLQARRVPLGVDLRYWPPRPPHGRREGRAQLIHVASLNRVKDQSTLLHALAVLAETGVDFHMDIVGQDTLDGEMQRLAHELSLDGRVRFHGFRTQRELRPMMEQADLLVMSSLHEAGPLVLLEAAVVGVPTVGTAVGHIAEWSPSAARSVPVGDWAALAEAIRHVLADDELRLRLAVAAQRRAITEDADYTARTFQTLYLQAVATGSGRGGALHAASSPRTPKKMG